The DNA window CAGATCGCGATCGTGCGACCGGCGAGAGGCCCTCGGGTGCCCCCCTCGGCCTGCGCCTCGACCGGAGGCGCTGCGGACCCAGCGCCTGCGAAGTGCGCCAGGATCTTCTCTCCGAGCAAGTGCTTCTGGCGGGCGTTGATGCGTTGCGCTGCCTCGACGATCGACAGCTCGTGGCCTCTCTCCCGTGCCGTGTACAGCAGTGCCGATAGATCCTTCGGGAAGCAGGAGCCACCGAAGCCAGGCCCCGGGAAGAGGAACTTCGGCCCGATGCGCGGATCGGCGCCGGTAGCCTTTCGCACCAGCTCGATGTCGGCCCCCAGCTTCTCCGCCAGCACCGCCAGATCGTTCATGAACGAGATGCGCGTGGCGAGCATGCAGTTGGCCGCATACTTGGACAGCTCGGCGCTCCGAGGATCCATCAGGTGGATACGATCGCTCGTGCGCACGAACGGATTGTAGAGATGCCGCAGCACCTCCTTGGCGCGCGCATCGTCCGACCCGATGATCACCCGGTCGGGCTTCATGAAGTCGTTCACCGCGTCGCCTTCCTTCAGGAACTCGGGGTTCGAAGCGACGCCGAAGGGGTGCTCGGTCTGCGACGAGATGATCGCTCGGATCCTGTCGGCCGTACCCACGGGCACCGTGCTCTTCGTCGCGACGACCTTGTACCCTTCCAGCGTCTTGCCGATGGTCTCTGCGACCGCGTACACCGCGGAGAGATCTGCGGAGCCATCCTCGGCCGAGGGCGTCCCTACGGCGATGAAGACCACCTCGGCGCCGCGGATGGCGCTTCCGACATCGGTCGAGAACTGGAGCCGACCATCGCGCACGTTCTTGGCGATCAGCTCTTCGAGGCCCGGCTCATAGATGGGCACCTGCCCTCGCTTGAGCATCTCGATCTTCGCCTCGGACACGTCCACGCACGCGATATCGTTGCCGAACTCGGCGAAGCCCGCGCCGGCGACCAGGCCGACATAACCCGTTCCAATGACCGCAAGCTGCATGGCGCGGACGCTACCACGAAGTCATTCTCCGTCCACGCGCCCCTTGACGCGGCCGCAAGGTGCGCATCGGATGGCTCTGTGTCCTGGATCTGCGAGGGATGGTGAACCTGAGCGCCGACTTTTCTCGGCAGGCGAGCCTCGCGGATGGAACGCAGGTGACGCTGCGGATGGTCCAGCCAGCGGACAGAGAGGAACTACGCCGCCAGTTCCGGCGACTCTCCCCGCAAGCACGGTACCGTCGCTTCCTCTCGCTGGCGGGCGACCTCTCCGACACGGTGCTGAGCTACCTGACCGACGTGGACGGCGTGAACCACGTGGCGATCGTCGCCACCATCGACTCCCTCGATCTCAAGCGGGAAGAAGGCCTCGGCGTCGGCCGCTTCATCCGCCTCCCGGATGAACCCCACGTGGCCGAGGCCACGGTGACCGTCATGGATCACGCCCAGCGCAAGGGCCTGGGCCGCCTGTTGCTCGGCACGCTGGTCGAGGCCGCGCGGGAGCGTGGCATCCACCAGTTCAGGGCCACGGTGCTGGAAGAGAACGCGCCGATCCGGCACCTCCTCGAAGCGGCCGGCGCCACGTTGCGCGAGCAGGACGGGGACACCCTGGTGTTCGACGTGCGCCTCGACGACGCCGTGGTGGAAGAGGGCGTGCTCTCGACCCGGGGAGGGGAGGATCATCCCCTCCGACGGCTGCTCCGCATCGCCGCCCAGTCCCTGCTCGCCATTCGCTCCACCCTCATGGGTGAATGAACACCACCGTCCCTGTGAGCGAACGCGCTGCCCCGTGCCAGCCCGGCGGCACCTGAGGCTCCGTCCACCAGAACAGACGGCGCGCGTCCTCGGGCGCGAGGTTGATGCAGCCGTGGCTCTTCGGTCTCCCGAAGCTGTCGTGCCAGTACGCCCCGTGGAGCGCGTACCCATCCTGGAAGTACTGCACGTAGGGCACGTCCCGCAGCTCGAACTCCTCGCCCACCGTGTCCGAGTCCATCGTGCTCGACACGTGCTTCGTGTGGATGCGGAAGATCCCCTTGCGCGTCGCCGTCGTCTTCTCGTGATCGGCCAGGCCGGCCTCCCCCGTGGACACCAGCGTCGCGAACACCGCCGTGGTCCCCTCGTAGGCCACGAGCACCTGCTTGGTCAGGTTGATGTCGATCCAGCGCTCCCCGTTCTTCCCCCAGGCCGGCATCTTCTTCGCCGCGTCCACCCGCCCTGCGTAACGGTCATCGATCCACTGACCGTCCTTCGTCTCGTAGTGCAGCCTGCCACCGAAGAACTGCTGCTTCCCGGTGAGCGCCACCGCGCTCCGCCACTCCAGATCCCCCGCCTCCACGAGCTTCTTCGACCCATCGAGCCGCCACGTCTTGCCACCAGGGCGCCGGATGAGCGCGAACGGGAACTCGATCTCCTTGCCGATCTCCCACCCGTGGAAATCCGAGCCGCGGATCGGCCGGTAACGATCGGCGGGCAAGACGCGCAGGTCGGGGCTCACGTTGTAGCGCCGCCCCTCGTGCAGGAACGACTCCACGAACGCCATCCCGTTTCGTCGGGAGACCTCGCCGAGCTTCACATCCTCCGCGCTCTTGATCGCCCCGGAGACGTTGGGCACCTGCCGGCCCCCTTGCAGGTACCAGGGCACCCCGTCGGTGATCTTTTGCTCCCACGCCTCCAGCGCAGGCGGCGCTGGCTTGTCGGCCCATTTCATCCAGACATCGAGCCCGTAGGTGGCCCCGCTGACCGAGTCCTTCTTCCACTTATCGATGTGCTTCTTGAGGCTCGGCTCCAGGCGCTTCAGATCCGCCTCCGTGGGCAGCCGGGCGTACGCCGGGCCCCCGCGGGTGACGACGCCGTACATGTACGGGAGCTTCTGCGTCACATCGGGCCGACGGGTCGCGGCGCGGATCACCTCGTGCTCCAGATCGAGGGTCGCCTCGCGGCCGAGGCACACGTAGCCGTGCGGCTTGAGCTTGCGCCAGCCCCCGGGACAGCCCTCGGTGCCCGCCGTGTCCCCCTCGGTCTCGACGACTGCGCCGGCGCGCAGGAAGCCCACCACCTTGGAACTCGCGGTCGGCCGCGCGTACGCCCGGACGATGAGCCCCGTGATGCCCAGCCGAGGAGCACCCTCGGCGATGGGAGGCGGCAGCGTGGTGACCCCCGCCAGGCTCACCACGTCCGGCGTCCCCGGCGGTTCGGGCGGCGGCTCGTCTTCCGCGGCCCCGGACGGGGCTCCGGTCGCTGCCGGCGTGACCTCGGCCGACCCACTTCCGGTGGGATCGGCGCTGGCGCTCAGGGCAGGAGCCCCAGCACCCGTCGATGCAGGGCTTGCGTCGGATCGGCCGCACCCCCCGGCGGCGAGCAGCAACGCTGCGAACGTCGACAACCGCAGGCGCGGGGCCGCCTGGCCTCCGCGCCCACGCGCCCGGGGGGGTGCTGTGGAGCGCGTCCGATGCATGACGCTCGGCGATTCCACGGACAGGCCAATCCGTCCAGTTTTTGATGCCTCGACCTGGGGCGAACGTGCCGCAGGACACCATCTTGGAGCGCCTGCGCCGCGCTGGGTCGTCACGCCGACATCTACCGAACGACGGCCGCGAGCGCTTGGCGACCCCATTCCGGCGAGGCCGCCGCCGTCTCGGAGCGCTCCACGTGCTCGTCGAGCAGCGCCACGAAGCCGCGCAGCGCACGATCGTAAGCCTCCCCGGCGACGAACACGAAGTCGTTGTGCCCTGCCTCGTCGATCCAGAGCGCCCGCTTGGGCTCGGGCGCTCTGGCGAACAGCGCCTCTCCATGGTGGAACGGCACGATGCCGTCGCGACGCCCATGGAGGATCAGCACCGGGCAGCGAGCGTCCCCGATCTTGTCGATGTTCACGTGCCGGTCACCGGGAAACAGCGGGATCCGGGTCGCGACCCGGTATACGGACGTGAACGCGCTCTCCAGCACCAGCCCCCCCAGGGGCGCGCGGCGGGCGAGATCCACCGACGGACTCCCCCCCAGCGACCGCCCGTAGGCGATGATCCGCTCCGGCGGGTATCCCAGCGGCCCCGTGAGGTGCGCGTACGCCGCGTCGATGTCGGCGTAGAGGCCCTTCTCCGACGGGGAGCCCTCGCTGAGCCCGTAGCCCTCGTAGTCGTATGCGAACACCGAGAGTCCGAGGGCGCGCAGGCGCTCCACGAACGGTTCGATGTCGTCGAGATCCTCCGCGTTGCCGTGGCTGAAGAGCACGACGTAACGCGCCCCCCGCGTCGGCCAGTGGCGCGCGGCGATCTTCGCCCCGCCCTCGGTCGAGAGCAGCGTGATCTCCGACCCCGCGACGTAGCGCGCCGCGTGCGGCATGTAGAGGATGCGATCGGCGCCGAACAGCGCGAACAGCAGGAGCGCGCCATAGAGCGCGAGCAGGGACAGGAGGGCGCGGCGGAGCACCCGCAAGCTCCTGGACTCTCTCGTGGAGGAGCGTCGCTCGGGTTCCTTCATGGGGGAGGTGGCCCGCCCTCCTTGTCGTGATTCCACGGGAACGCGAGGGTCCCGCACGCACCCGTGAAGCGCTGGACGTGCTCGTCGGTGCCGTCCGGCGTCGCCGTGGACACGGTCGACTCGAAGGCCGCCGCCGCATCCGCGAAGCCCAGGATCTCGCACATCTCCTGGTCACCCAGGC is part of the Chondromyces crocatus genome and encodes:
- a CDS encoding UDP-glucose dehydrogenase family protein, yielding MQLAVIGTGYVGLVAGAGFAEFGNDIACVDVSEAKIEMLKRGQVPIYEPGLEELIAKNVRDGRLQFSTDVGSAIRGAEVVFIAVGTPSAEDGSADLSAVYAVAETIGKTLEGYKVVATKSTVPVGTADRIRAIISSQTEHPFGVASNPEFLKEGDAVNDFMKPDRVIIGSDDARAKEVLRHLYNPFVRTSDRIHLMDPRSAELSKYAANCMLATRISFMNDLAVLAEKLGADIELVRKATGADPRIGPKFLFPGPGFGGSCFPKDLSALLYTARERGHELSIVEAAQRINARQKHLLGEKILAHFAGAGSAAPPVEAQAEGGTRGPLAGRTIAIWGLSFKPRTDDIRESPALTLIDDLLAAGATVQAHDPQAMPGVRAIYGGRVMMSDGMYGAVEGADALVLVTEWHEYRRPDFKRLHRIMNTPALFDGRNMWEPDELRGLGFSYQSIGRP
- a CDS encoding GNAT family N-acetyltransferase, whose translation is MRIGWLCVLDLRGMVNLSADFSRQASLADGTQVTLRMVQPADREELRRQFRRLSPQARYRRFLSLAGDLSDTVLSYLTDVDGVNHVAIVATIDSLDLKREEGLGVGRFIRLPDEPHVAEATVTVMDHAQRKGLGRLLLGTLVEAARERGIHQFRATVLEENAPIRHLLEAAGATLREQDGDTLVFDVRLDDAVVEEGVLSTRGGEDHPLRRLLRIAAQSLLAIRSTLMGE
- a CDS encoding L,D-transpeptidase — protein: MHRTRSTAPPRARGRGGQAAPRLRLSTFAALLLAAGGCGRSDASPASTGAGAPALSASADPTGSGSAEVTPAATGAPSGAAEDEPPPEPPGTPDVVSLAGVTTLPPPIAEGAPRLGITGLIVRAYARPTASSKVVGFLRAGAVVETEGDTAGTEGCPGGWRKLKPHGYVCLGREATLDLEHEVIRAATRRPDVTQKLPYMYGVVTRGGPAYARLPTEADLKRLEPSLKKHIDKWKKDSVSGATYGLDVWMKWADKPAPPALEAWEQKITDGVPWYLQGGRQVPNVSGAIKSAEDVKLGEVSRRNGMAFVESFLHEGRRYNVSPDLRVLPADRYRPIRGSDFHGWEIGKEIEFPFALIRRPGGKTWRLDGSKKLVEAGDLEWRSAVALTGKQQFFGGRLHYETKDGQWIDDRYAGRVDAAKKMPAWGKNGERWIDINLTKQVLVAYEGTTAVFATLVSTGEAGLADHEKTTATRKGIFRIHTKHVSSTMDSDTVGEEFELRDVPYVQYFQDGYALHGAYWHDSFGRPKSHGCINLAPEDARRLFWWTEPQVPPGWHGAARSLTGTVVFIHP
- a CDS encoding alpha/beta hydrolase; translation: MLRRALLSLLALYGALLLFALFGADRILYMPHAARYVAGSEITLLSTEGGAKIAARHWPTRGARYVVLFSHGNAEDLDDIEPFVERLRALGLSVFAYDYEGYGLSEGSPSEKGLYADIDAAYAHLTGPLGYPPERIIAYGRSLGGSPSVDLARRAPLGGLVLESAFTSVYRVATRIPLFPGDRHVNIDKIGDARCPVLILHGRRDGIVPFHHGEALFARAPEPKRALWIDEAGHNDFVFVAGEAYDRALRGFVALLDEHVERSETAAASPEWGRQALAAVVR